CATGTTTTTCAATGAATTCCTTTCTGGGAGGTACTTCATCGCCCATGAGCATGGAGAAAATACGATCAGCTTCAGCAGCACTATCGATAGTCACCTGACGGAGAGTACGTTTTTCAGGATTCATGGTGGTTTCCCACAGCTGTTCGGCACTCATTTCACCCAAACCTTTGTAACGTTGAACGGTTAATCCGGCTTCCTTACCCTGTCCGAGTTCCTGGATAATGGCTATACGTTCTTCTTCAGTCCAGCAATATCTCTCGTTTTTCCCTTTTTTGATCAGGTATAAAGGAGGTGTTGCAATGTAAACATGTCCGTTTTTGATCATATCTTCCATATAGCGGAAAAAGAAGGTCAGAATGAGCGTATCAATGTGGCTGCCGTCCACATCGGCATCGGTCATGATGATTACCTTATGATAACGGATTTTTTCCAGGTTGATGGCCTTGCTGTCTTCTTCAGTACCAATAGAAACGCCCAATGCGGTGAACATATTTTTTATTTCCTCACTTTCAAAAACCCGGTGAGGCATAGCTTTTTCCACGTTTAAAATTTTACCCCGTAAAGGAAGAATAGCCTGGAATTGTCTGTTTCGGCCCTGTTTGGCTGTTCCACCTGCAGAATCTCCCTCGACAAGGAATATCTCTGTATTTACGGGATCTTTATCGGAGCAGTCGGCCAGTTTTCCGGGTAATCCGGAGCCTGAAAGTACCGTTTTGCGCTGTACCATTTCTCTGGCTTTACGGGCGGCCTGCCTTGCAGTAGCAGCCAGGACAACTTTTTGTACAATGGAATGGGCATCCTTGGGATTTTCTTCGAGATAATCGGTCAGATATGCACTTACGGCCTGGTCTACAGCGCCCATCACTTCTGTGTTCCCAAGCCGGGTCTTAGTCTGGCCTTCGAACTGGGGCTCTTGTACCTTTACCGAAACCACTGCAGTTAATCCTTCACGGAAATCATCGCCATTGATTTCAATTTTCACTTTTGAAAGCAGGCCTGATTTTTCGGCGTAAGCCTTAAGGGTCCTTGTCAATCCCCGGCGGAAACCTGCCAGATGAGATCCCCCTTCAATTGTATTGATGTCATTGACATAAGAATGGACGTTTTCCGTGTATGAATTGTTGTATTGAAGGGCTACTTCAACGGGTATGCCTGCCTTTTCCGTATCAATATAAATTATCTTTTCAGTAAGCTTTTCACGGTTGGCATCCAGAAATTCCACAAATTCTTTTAAGCCTTCCTCCGAATAAAATACTTCGGAACGGTATTTTCCATCCTGAACAGTGGCATTGCCATTGACCGTTACATCATTGGTGACCGCACTGTTGTTCCCGTTCCCATTACCCTCTTCCTGTTCCCGTTTATCGGTAAGAGTCAGATGAATTCCCTTATTCAGATAGGCTAATTCCCTGAGTCGTGATTCAATAATTTCGAATTGGAAGTCGGTTGTAGTAAAAATTGAATTATCCGGCTTAAAGGTGATGATGGTTCCGTGGTCCTCCGTTTCTCCGGTTACTTTGACATCGTATAAGGGTTTTCCTTTTTCATATTCCTGTACGAATATTTTACCATCGAGGTGAATTTCGGCCTTAAGATGGGTTGAAAGTGCATTTACGCAGGAAACACCTACACCGTGTAATCCTCCTGAAACTTTGTATGAACCTTTATCGAATTTGCCACCTGCATGTAAAACGGTAAGTACCACCTCCAGAGCCGATTTTTGTTCTTTTTCGTGAAATCCGGTCGGTATTCCCCGACCATCATCCTGAACGGTAACCGACCCGTCTTCATTGATTGTTACTTCAATATTTTTGCAATAACCGCCTAAAGCTTCGTCAATGGAGTTGTCCACTACTTCATAAATCAGATGGTGGAGACCTTTGATACTGATATCGCCAATATACATGGCAGGGCGCTTACGCACTGCTTCCAAACCTTCAAGAACCTGAATACTGTCGGCCGAATAATCCGAAGTATTTTGTACCGTCTTGTCCTGTTCTAGTGCATTTTCGTCTTCTACCTTACTCATTCAAATAAATTTAAATTGAAATCAAATAATTGTCTGAAATTTAATGTTTTACTTTATTGTTTTTGATAATACCTTATCTTTTTGGAAATTTTTAATGTGACATGTTAATAAAAATTTTTATATAAAATCATAAAATTTTAAGTATAATCATTTAGTTATCGTTTTAAAACTCTTTTTATATTTTTTCGATCATTTATTAAGTGGCTGATTTCTAATTATTTCTTGATAAATGCTCATGTCAAAAGTAATTAAAATTATTAATTTTTAATAGAGAAATTCAATCTAAATTCTTATTTATTTATAAACAACTTTTTGAGGAGCTAAAAGCGGCTGATGTATCCAAAATGAATTTTTGCTGTCCTTATCTCGATGGGGTTGTTGAATTGTTTACCTAATCCGTAATTGACGGTAAATATACCGACTTTGGTCTCAAGGTTTATTCCTGTTCCAAATCCCAGGGGAGTATCATGGACAAAATCAGTTGTGGTTCTTTTCTCGTAATAAGCCCCATCGGCAAAAAAGAACAAACAGGAATTCATTCCAAATAAAAAACGGTATTCAAGGGTCATAATGGAATAAGAAGATGCCCGGATGGAGTTTTCGTCGAAGCCCCTTATGGTCTTAATCCCCCCCAGATAATATAAATCGTTATCGAACAGGGAAGAAGATGAAAGTAAAGCCGAATGGTTTTGAATTTTAATTACATTTTTGGGAAAAGTTGGAAAATAGAATTCTGCCAACCATGAAGCTTCTATTTGCTTTCCGGTCATTTGGATGCCGCTGTATAAAGCCTCCGGGATTTTTGAATTTTTGCTAATTTTCCTTGTCCCCATACTCGTTTCTACATGGACCGAGATCCCTTTTGAGGGATTGAATTTGTAATCCAGTTGAGAATAATTATAACCCAGTCCGTACAATGTCGTTTTGGTATCTGCAAAGGGGGGAAGACTGGTGAGTTGACTGGCATCATAATTGGAAAGCAAGGAAGAACTCTTAAAATTAATAAAAAACTGAAGCTGATTATTTCCCGAAGAAAGAAAATTTAGTCCCAACCGGGGATTTACGGTCAGATAATCCGAATCTTTTTTGTACAATTGAAAAGAGGCATCCAGCGCCAGGGGCAGAGAGAACAGACATGGATAAAGGGTCTGAACAGTTAGATCCTGAGATCCTCGGGTGGGCCGTTTCCACTGGATAGCTAGTGTTTCACCTTTTTTAAATGAATTTATCAATAAAAGGCTGGCCTCACCGGTAACCTGAATTTTTCCGTTACTGCCTTTAGAACTAAAGCCAAGCAACCCGTTAAACTGATTGGCATTTTTTCCGGTGAGGAAAAGATAAATGCTTGCTTTTTGTTTGTTGATGTATAGCTCATGGGGCTTTGTCTCTTTTAAAAAGCCCAGTTCTTTAATCCTGCTGCTGATTTCTGAAATTTTCTGTTGATTGTAATATTCTCCTTTTTTTAAATTAACATACCGCTGAATATATTGAAATGGCAGCTTCTGGTCACTTTTTACAATGACCGTGTCTATCTGGATCAACGTATTCTTTTCGACCTGCAACTGCCCGTTCAGGGTATTGTCCTGAAAGTGTACCTCCCTGAATTGAATACTTGCATAGGGATAACCGTTGTTCTCGAAATAGTTCACTATTTTATTCTGGTATTCTGTAAGTTTTGAAAAACTGACCAATTCATTTGGATTGAAATTTTT
This sequence is a window from Bacteroidota bacterium. Protein-coding genes within it:
- a CDS encoding BamA/TamA family outer membrane protein — its product is MIVKTIETNGRGIFPGLNFSLLVFLLLWGTAYSLQAKGSLFALPENDTTDIQNITVKLDSLTCSDSLKVKKKLEDVLTEWFNKGYIAASIDSFHCKPYGLYLNIYRGKKWTWGKISFKGITNKEIRHSGIGKNFNPNELVSFSKLTEYQNKIVNYFENNGYPYASIQFREVHFQDNTLNGQLQVEKNTLIQIDTVIVKSDQKLPFQYIQRYVNLKKGEYYNQQKISEISSRIKELGFLKETKPHELYINKQKASIYLFLTGKNANQFNGLLGFSSKGSNGKIQVTGEASLLLINSFKKGETLAIQWKRPTRGSQDLTVQTLYPCLFSLPLALDASFQLYKKDSDYLTVNPRLGLNFLSSGNNQLQFFINFKSSSLLSNYDASQLTSLPPFADTKTTLYGLGYNYSQLDYKFNPSKGISVHVETSMGTRKISKNSKIPEALYSGIQMTGKQIEASWLAEFYFPTFPKNVIKIQNHSALLSSSSLFDNDLYYLGGIKTIRGFDENSIRASSYSIMTLEYRFLFGMNSCLFFFADGAYYEKRTTTDFVHDTPLGFGTGINLETKVGIFTVNYGLGKQFNNPIEIRTAKIHFGYISRF
- the gyrB gene encoding DNA topoisomerase (ATP-hydrolyzing) subunit B; this encodes MSKVEDENALEQDKTVQNTSDYSADSIQVLEGLEAVRKRPAMYIGDISIKGLHHLIYEVVDNSIDEALGGYCKNIEVTINEDGSVTVQDDGRGIPTGFHEKEQKSALEVVLTVLHAGGKFDKGSYKVSGGLHGVGVSCVNALSTHLKAEIHLDGKIFVQEYEKGKPLYDVKVTGETEDHGTIITFKPDNSIFTTTDFQFEIIESRLRELAYLNKGIHLTLTDKREQEEGNGNGNNSAVTNDVTVNGNATVQDGKYRSEVFYSEEGLKEFVEFLDANREKLTEKIIYIDTEKAGIPVEVALQYNNSYTENVHSYVNDINTIEGGSHLAGFRRGLTRTLKAYAEKSGLLSKVKIEINGDDFREGLTAVVSVKVQEPQFEGQTKTRLGNTEVMGAVDQAVSAYLTDYLEENPKDAHSIVQKVVLAATARQAARKAREMVQRKTVLSGSGLPGKLADCSDKDPVNTEIFLVEGDSAGGTAKQGRNRQFQAILPLRGKILNVEKAMPHRVFESEEIKNMFTALGVSIGTEEDSKAINLEKIRYHKVIIMTDADVDGSHIDTLILTFFFRYMEDMIKNGHVYIATPPLYLIKKGKNERYCWTEEERIAIIQELGQGKEAGLTVQRYKGLGEMSAEQLWETTMNPEKRTLRQVTIDSAAEADRIFSMLMGDEVPPRKEFIEKHAKYANIDA